The Armatimonadota bacterium genome window below encodes:
- a CDS encoding NAD(P)/FAD-dependent oxidoreductase, producing MKVGVVGAGVSGLRVAQLLEEQGHRISVFEARDRIGGRVYTTDLGNGAEYEAGGEWLDSDHHRCRAVVEKYCGGLEPADQEPALACYKGEMRDTSELWPEAAEDEERFEHSARALARQLELPVWKNVEFAKYDSLNLDSFLRQNCQSEQGQWWLRANLRSDEGDDIERIGLLGWLGGYVHYINRENLNRGESEMSAFRVPGGFSGLLRHMRDSLQGQVFLGCPLQKVVQDSSGVELQFADSAERFDRVVLTLPPPCAERVIFEPALPVAKRCALEACGMSRAIKIVWRFSQAWWRDRGFCGRLHCDGPLHQLWEGTRGSEPILTAYICGDRAVEWTRLGDPVSAGLYEIAQMFPEAPAFFVQGEFHDWINDPYSLGAFSHHAPGFALDHAGNIGTAEGRIHFAGEHTATWVGFIEGALESAERVAAEIG from the coding sequence ATGAAGGTCGGAGTCGTCGGAGCGGGAGTTTCTGGCCTTCGCGTTGCTCAACTCCTTGAGGAGCAAGGTCATCGGATTTCGGTCTTCGAGGCTCGGGACCGCATTGGCGGACGGGTCTACACGACAGACCTTGGCAATGGCGCTGAATATGAGGCAGGTGGTGAGTGGCTGGATTCGGATCACCATCGTTGCCGTGCGGTGGTCGAAAAGTATTGCGGGGGGTTGGAACCCGCCGACCAGGAACCGGCACTTGCCTGCTACAAGGGTGAGATGCGCGATACAAGCGAGCTTTGGCCGGAGGCGGCGGAGGATGAGGAGCGTTTCGAGCACTCGGCGCGGGCTCTAGCAAGGCAGTTGGAACTGCCGGTTTGGAAGAACGTCGAATTTGCGAAGTACGACAGCCTCAATCTCGACTCTTTCTTAAGGCAGAACTGTCAGTCGGAGCAAGGGCAGTGGTGGCTGCGGGCGAACCTTCGGAGCGACGAGGGTGACGATATCGAGCGAATCGGTTTGCTCGGCTGGCTGGGCGGTTATGTTCACTATATCAACCGTGAGAACTTGAATCGCGGCGAGAGCGAGATGTCAGCGTTCCGGGTTCCGGGCGGGTTTTCGGGTCTGTTGCGTCATATGCGTGATAGTTTGCAGGGGCAGGTTTTTCTGGGGTGTCCATTGCAGAAGGTTGTCCAGGATTCGAGTGGGGTTGAGTTGCAGTTTGCCGATTCAGCCGAGCGGTTTGACCGAGTTGTTTTGACCTTGCCGCCGCCCTGTGCGGAACGAGTGATTTTTGAGCCGGCCCTGCCGGTCGCGAAGCGTTGCGCCCTAGAAGCCTGCGGAATGAGCCGGGCGATCAAGATTGTTTGGCGGTTCTCGCAGGCTTGGTGGCGAGACCGTGGGTTCTGTGGACGGTTACATTGCGACGGTCCGCTGCACCAGCTTTGGGAAGGGACACGGGGGTCGGAGCCGATTCTGACGGCTTACATCTGCGGCGATCGGGCGGTGGAGTGGACGCGTCTCGGCGACCCGGTGAGCGCAGGGCTGTATGAGATCGCGCAGATGTTTCCGGAGGCTCCCGCATTTTTTGTCCAAGGCGAGTTTCACGACTGGATTAACGATCCTTACTCACTCGGAGCATTTAGCCATCATGCACCAGGCTTTGCCTTGGACCACGCCGGGAACATTGGAACTGCCGAGGGACGGATCCACTTTGCCGGGGAGCATACGGCGACTTGGGTGGGGTTCATCGAGGGTGCGTTGGAGAGTGCGGAGCGGGTTGCGGCGGAGATTGGGTGA
- a CDS encoding amidohydrolase translates to MPTLLTNFLWWADMSPRSMLIDGGRVVVAPTTDKLAEGEVLDCGGQVLLPKFIDAHCHILPTGLDLLKLDLSGCATQEEVLEAVRDRVASTEGWVLAVQYDQTKYPGGRHITRAELDAVSGSRPILLRHYNGHASVANSAALAAAGVNEQTPEPAGGEFGRGADGLLNGLLLETAHEYVWERTPKVSREEMVTAILAAGEKMADLGIGMAADMMTGRFNLEDEVWAYREAARRGCRIRTRLYVQWREVFGPKGVGLARLRELEASLDDPDRTRICGIKLFADGAIGSATAAIYSSYTGREANGPKVSRHGRKTEAEGTSGQLIYSPEKLTEMTRVASDAGYQVAIHAIGDYATDLVLDAFEATGCSVRHRLEHAMILSDSQIERIRNLNPFVTFQPEFLMRFGHAYRLQLGEERTALLKRSRSVLDAGIRLSYNSDRPIVPGDPMDGIRTATKRPQGFEQSENVNLHEAILAYTVAGAEVCGDTNLGDLTEGKLADYQLISLHRWSELL, encoded by the coding sequence ATGCCAACGCTTCTGACGAACTTCTTATGGTGGGCAGATATGTCGCCTCGGTCGATGTTGATTGACGGAGGGCGAGTGGTGGTCGCTCCGACCACAGACAAGCTGGCAGAAGGCGAGGTTTTGGATTGTGGCGGGCAGGTTTTGTTGCCGAAGTTCATCGACGCGCACTGCCACATTTTGCCGACGGGGTTAGACCTTTTGAAGTTGGATCTTTCGGGGTGTGCGACTCAGGAGGAAGTATTGGAGGCGGTTCGAGATCGGGTTGCTTCTACCGAGGGGTGGGTGCTGGCGGTGCAGTACGACCAGACGAAGTATCCGGGCGGGCGGCACATTACTCGCGCGGAGTTGGATGCCGTTTCTGGTTCGCGGCCGATATTGTTGCGGCACTACAACGGCCACGCGAGTGTTGCGAACTCGGCGGCACTAGCGGCGGCGGGAGTGAACGAGCAGACTCCGGAACCGGCGGGCGGAGAGTTTGGCCGGGGGGCGGATGGGCTATTGAACGGCCTCCTCTTGGAGACGGCGCATGAGTATGTATGGGAACGGACTCCGAAGGTGAGCCGTGAGGAGATGGTGACGGCGATTCTGGCGGCGGGCGAGAAGATGGCGGACCTGGGGATCGGGATGGCGGCGGACATGATGACGGGCCGTTTTAACCTGGAAGACGAGGTGTGGGCTTACCGCGAGGCGGCGCGGCGCGGGTGCCGGATTCGGACTCGGCTCTACGTTCAGTGGCGCGAAGTGTTTGGCCCGAAAGGCGTTGGGCTAGCACGTTTGCGCGAGTTAGAAGCTTCGCTCGACGATCCCGACCGAACGAGGATTTGTGGGATCAAGTTATTTGCAGATGGAGCAATCGGGTCGGCGACGGCGGCGATCTATAGCTCTTACACTGGTCGCGAAGCGAACGGTCCGAAGGTTTCTCGTCACGGGCGGAAGACCGAGGCAGAGGGGACGAGCGGACAGCTCATCTACTCGCCAGAAAAGCTTACGGAAATGACCCGGGTCGCCAGCGACGCGGGATACCAAGTCGCGATTCATGCGATTGGTGACTATGCGACTGACTTGGTGCTGGACGCTTTTGAGGCGACGGGTTGCTCCGTACGGCACCGCCTGGAGCACGCAATGATTCTCAGCGACTCCCAAATCGAGCGGATAAGAAACTTGAACCCATTCGTGACATTCCAACCTGAGTTCTTAATGAGGTTTGGCCATGCGTACCGCCTCCAGCTTGGCGAGGAGCGAACCGCGCTTCTTAAGCGCTCAAGGAGCGTTCTTGATGCAGGAATACGGCTGAGCTACAACTCGGATCGGCCGATTGTGCCAGGGGACCCAATGGACGGAATTCGAACCGCGACCAAACGACCGCAAGGCTTCGAACAAAGCGAGAATGTGAACCTCCATGAGGCGATTCTTGCCTACACGGTGGCTGGCGCCGAGGTCTGCGGCGACACAAACTTGGGTGATTTAACCGAAGGCAAGCTAGCTGACTATCAGCTGATTAGTCTTCACCGCTGGTCCGAACTGCTTTGA
- the trpB gene encoding tryptophan synthase subunit beta yields the protein METKPDARGRFGAFGGRFVPETLMPALEQLDAEFERAWQDSAFRTEFNDLLREYVGRPNPLTEAKRLSEDTGLHITIKREDLNHTGAHKINNALGQALLAVRMGKKRIIAETGAGQHGVATATVCALLGLECEVYMGEDDIERQMLNVFRMKLLGAKVNPVSSGTKTLKDALNEAMRDWVTNVDSTHYIIGTAAGPHPYPYMVREFQRVIGDEARAQYLERYGMTPEAVVACVGGGSNAIGFFAGFYGDDSTRMVGVEAGGRGLSSGAHAAPLTAGSPGVLHGSYSYLMQDDDGQVIGTHSVSAGLDYPGVGAEHSYLKDLGRAEYVAVTDEDALDALQWVAHREGLICALETAHAFAALRIPGLFKPGERVIVNMSGRGDKDMVTVAGLLKL from the coding sequence GTGGAAACCAAACCTGACGCTCGTGGCCGTTTTGGCGCGTTTGGGGGGCGATTTGTGCCGGAGACACTGATGCCCGCCCTCGAACAGCTTGATGCTGAGTTCGAGAGAGCATGGCAGGATTCGGCGTTTCGGACAGAGTTTAACGATCTGCTTCGGGAGTATGTTGGTCGTCCAAACCCTTTGACTGAGGCGAAGCGGCTCTCAGAAGATACCGGCCTACACATCACGATCAAGCGGGAAGACCTAAACCACACCGGGGCGCACAAGATCAACAATGCACTTGGCCAGGCTCTGCTGGCGGTTCGGATGGGCAAGAAGCGGATCATCGCCGAGACTGGCGCCGGACAGCACGGAGTCGCGACGGCGACTGTTTGTGCGTTGCTGGGACTCGAATGCGAGGTTTACATGGGTGAGGACGACATCGAGCGGCAGATGCTTAACGTGTTCAGGATGAAGCTGTTAGGGGCAAAAGTGAACCCGGTTTCTTCGGGTACCAAAACCTTGAAGGATGCGTTGAACGAGGCGATGCGCGATTGGGTGACCAACGTCGATTCGACCCACTACATCATCGGAACGGCGGCGGGCCCGCATCCTTACCCGTACATGGTTCGAGAGTTTCAGCGAGTGATCGGAGATGAGGCACGGGCGCAGTATCTTGAAAGATATGGCATGACTCCCGAAGCAGTTGTGGCTTGCGTTGGCGGCGGAAGCAATGCGATTGGATTCTTCGCGGGCTTTTATGGTGACGATTCGACCCGTATGGTTGGTGTCGAGGCCGGGGGGCGTGGATTGTCCTCGGGCGCCCACGCGGCTCCGCTGACGGCGGGTTCACCGGGGGTTTTGCATGGGTCTTATAGCTATTTGATGCAAGATGATGATGGTCAAGTGATCGGAACGCACTCGGTCTCGGCGGGGCTGGATTATCCGGGCGTCGGGGCGGAGCACTCTTATCTGAAGGATTTGGGCCGGGCGGAATACGTTGCAGTGACAGACGAAGACGCACTGGATGCGCTTCAGTGGGTCGCGCATCGCGAAGGACTGATTTGTGCTTTGGAGACGGCGCATGCGTTTGCCGCTCTGCGGATTCCGGGGCTGTTTAAGCCGGGCGAGCGAGTGATTGTCAACATGTCAGGTCGTGGCGACAAGGACATGGTGACGGTGGCTGGGCTGCTGAAACTGTAG
- a CDS encoding ATP-binding cassette domain-containing protein: MIEVTELSKSFGTKQVLKNISFTVSKGEIVSVMGSSGGGKTTLLRCIAGLIQPTSGSVRVDSVEVRSDPEAARRKMGMVFQSAALFDYLNVEQNILFGVGRHLKLNSKDERALLKDSLSRVGLEGNEHLLPSELSGGMRKRVGMARAIALSPSIMLYDEPTTGLDPITTYQIDELISQLRRELGVTSLLVSHDLMSVRRVSDRVAFLHKGELVFLGTPDQFLESDHPAIKELVTKTQAAQLY; the protein is encoded by the coding sequence ATGATCGAAGTGACCGAGCTTTCGAAGTCCTTTGGAACCAAGCAAGTTCTCAAGAACATCTCTTTTACGGTCAGTAAAGGTGAGATCGTATCAGTGATGGGAAGCAGCGGAGGCGGCAAAACAACCCTTTTGAGATGCATTGCGGGACTGATTCAGCCGACTTCGGGTTCGGTTCGGGTCGACTCGGTTGAGGTTCGCTCCGATCCGGAAGCAGCTCGTCGCAAGATGGGGATGGTATTCCAGAGTGCAGCGCTCTTCGACTACCTCAACGTTGAACAGAACATCCTCTTCGGAGTTGGTCGCCATCTGAAGTTGAATTCTAAAGACGAGAGAGCGCTCTTGAAGGATTCCCTCTCCCGAGTCGGGCTAGAAGGCAATGAGCATCTTCTCCCGAGCGAGTTGAGTGGAGGAATGCGCAAGCGTGTCGGAATGGCCCGCGCCATCGCCCTTTCTCCTTCTATCATGCTCTACGACGAACCGACCACTGGCCTTGATCCAATCACTACCTACCAAATTGACGAACTGATTTCCCAGCTGAGAAGAGAACTCGGCGTCACGAGTCTTTTGGTGAGCCACGATCTTATGAGCGTAAGGCGAGTAAGCGACCGAGTGGCATTTCTTCACAAAGGGGAACTGGTCTTCCTTGGAACTCCGGATCAATTTCTGGAGTCTGACCACCCCGCCATTAAGGAATTGGTCACAAAGACCCAAGCCGCGCAACTCTACTAA